One stretch of Buteo buteo chromosome Z, bButBut1.hap1.1, whole genome shotgun sequence DNA includes these proteins:
- the INIP gene encoding SOSS complex subunit C yields MAANPSGQGFQNKNRVAILAELDKEKRKLLMQNQSSTNHPGASIALARSPLNKDFRDHAEQQHIAAQQKAALQHAHAHSSGYFITQDSAFGNLILPVLPRLEAE; encoded by the exons ATGGCAGCAAATCCTTCAGGACAAG GtttccagaataaaaatagGGTTGCAATCCTGGCAGAACTAGacaaggagaagagaaagttaCTTATGCAAAACCAGTCTTCCACAAATCACCCTGGAGCCAG CATTGCACTTGCAAGATCACCGCTGAACAAGGATTTCCGTGATCACGCTGAGCAACAGCACATTGCAGCACAACAGAAGGCTGCACTGCAG catgCACATGCACATTCCTCAGGATACTTCATAACTCAAGACTCTGCATTTGGAAATCTTATTCTTCCTGTCTTACCTCGACTTGAGGCAGAATGA